One Citrus sinensis cultivar Valencia sweet orange chromosome 5, DVS_A1.0, whole genome shotgun sequence genomic window, GTTAAAAggtaaattctaaaaaaataataattaaaggaTAAGACTATTTACACTGTAAAAATTTCTGtaagaattaagaaaaaaaattcaaaattccaaaaaaaaaaatcctaattcGAAATCATTGTTCTCTTCCATGCTTCACCTACCATCAAACCCACCTGGTCCAATTTCACTTATTATCAAGTATCGCTTTGGTCCAATTTCGATTCATTACTTCATTGTAGGCTCTGATCAACCCACTTGTAATAGTAGCCACATCtaagagaaaacaaattctcaaatatttaatacaaattaaaaatcattcatAAGAAAAATCTTATCAGGAGCTACAAAGGAACATAAACAAGCAGTAGCAGCATACAATAGGTTTGACAAGAcaagaaaaatcttataattGAGCAAGGAATACGTAAAAGCTAATTAATAGTTATTAGCTAGAGAGAGTTTTTCCTTAGGCCGTGCTAATTAACTCATCTCACAATTTATTACATGGCATTAATAGCAATCTTCATGCCAGATCCACAGTGCCCAGCAGAGTTGCAAATGAAGAAGTTCTGCCCCCTCACCAACTTTATGCGATCCTTCCCTGAGCTGTACACTTTTGCCCCTCCCGGAGCTGTGCAGCTGCGGTAACCTGCTCTGTTCACGGCTACCACATTGTGGAGCGTTGGATCGTAATTGAAGACTGGAACATGCATTCAATATACATTTAATATAGTGTACATCCATAATATGCTATCAAACGTGCTTCAAATCTTGAAAATTTAACTTGCAGGACAAATCCGAATGCGGTGACAAACTAAACTTACCGAGAGTGTCTCCAGCTTTGAAGCGCTTCCCTTTCGCCCAACTAGCCATATTGAAACTCCAACCACCAGAGTCTCCAACAGTGTAGGTTGTTGCATCAACAATTTCGATGTAAACCAGCAGCAGGCAAATTAGAAGTGCAGCCATGATAGTGGCACATCTAGCACTGCCTCTTCCCTGGGACATTCTCTAAGCAGAAAGTTAACTAAATTACCTAGCTAGCTGAGAGTGAGAGAACTTAAATGTTCTAGACTCAAGAGTGTTATGTGCAAAACTAAGGGGGTCTATGAATGATTTTATAACGTGGAAAAGCAGAGAGTAATTCCTATTGTTCGACAAAATGTGATCAgtctaaagaaaataatgctGATTTTGATCTCTAAagggtattttattttattaaagttgaaGCCAACAACCCCACAATAATCACTACCTAGAACT contains:
- the LOC102611364 gene encoding basic blue protein; amino-acid sequence: MSQGRGSARCATIMAALLICLLLVYIEIVDATTYTVGDSGGWSFNMASWAKGKRFKAGDTLVFNYDPTLHNVVAVNRAGYRSCTAPGGAKVYSSGKDRIKLVRGQNFFICNSAGHCGSGMKIAINAM